One region of Chryseobacterium sp. C-71 genomic DNA includes:
- a CDS encoding peptidoglycan-binding protein LysM: MTKQFAIAALTIGAIILGTNNIQAQNTTATTTVNITLNDVISIDAGSTAIGNTVDFNYATAADYNSDQTITKANSLKVTSTKNFNVKVKAGGANFMNGVNLIPVNVLTIKAAAAAGTMGGTKSAVVLSATDQTLVTNAPLGSALTLNLDYTIPAAKSSSSDILGKPAGTYTQTVTYTATAL, from the coding sequence ATGACAAAACAATTTGCAATCGCAGCCTTAACTATTGGAGCAATCATATTAGGAACTAACAATATTCAGGCTCAAAATACAACTGCAACAACAACCGTAAACATTACCCTGAACGATGTGATCTCCATCGACGCCGGAAGTACTGCAATTGGAAATACCGTTGACTTTAACTATGCTACTGCAGCAGACTATAACTCTGATCAAACGATTACTAAGGCCAACTCTTTGAAAGTTACTTCAACGAAGAACTTTAATGTAAAAGTAAAAGCAGGGGGTGCTAATTTCATGAATGGAGTTAACTTAATCCCTGTAAATGTTTTAACAATCAAAGCAGCTGCAGCTGCGGGAACAATGGGCGGAACAAAAAGCGCTGTAGTTTTATCTGCGACTGATCAAACTTTAGTTACAAATGCTCCACTAGGAAGTGCATTAACACTGAATTTGGACTACACGATTCCAGCGGCAAAATCATCATCTTCTGATATTTTAGGTAAACCGGCCGGAACTTATACACAGACAGTAACTTATACTGCAACAGCTTTATAA
- a CDS encoding peptidoglycan-binding protein LysM translates to MTKQFAIAALTIGAIVLGTNNVQAQNTTATTTVNITLNDVISIDAGSTAIGNTVDFNYVTAADYNSDQTITKANSLKVTSTKNFNVKVKAGGANFMNGVNLIPVNVLTIKAAAAAGTMGGTKSAVVLSATDQTLVTNAPLGSALTLNLDYTIPAAKSSSADILGKPAGTYTQTVTYTATAL, encoded by the coding sequence ATGACAAAACAATTTGCAATCGCAGCCTTAACTATTGGAGCAATCGTATTAGGAACTAACAATGTTCAGGCTCAAAATACAACTGCAACAACAACCGTAAACATTACCCTGAACGATGTGATCTCTATCGACGCCGGAAGTACTGCAATTGGAAATACGGTTGACTTCAACTATGTTACTGCGGCAGACTATAACTCTGATCAAACGATTACTAAAGCTAACTCTTTGAAAGTTACCTCAACGAAGAACTTTAATGTAAAAGTAAAAGCAGGTGGTGCTAATTTCATGAATGGAGTTAACTTAATCCCTGTAAATGTTTTGACCATCAAAGCAGCTGCAGCTGCGGGAACAATGGGCGGAACAAAAAGCGCTGTAGTTTTATCTGCGACTGATCAAACTTTAGTTACAAATGCTCCACTAGGAAGTGCATTAACGTTGAATTTGGATTACACGATTCCTGCAGCGAAATCATCTTCAGCCGACATTTTAGGTAAACCAGCCGGAACTTATACGCAAACAGTAACTTATACTGCAACAGCTTTATAA
- a CDS encoding peptidoglycan-binding protein LysM → MTKQFAIAALTIGAIVLGTNNVQAQNTTATTTVNITLNDVISIDAGSTAIGNTVDFNYVTAADYNSDQTITKANSLKVTSTKNFNVKVKAGGANFMNGTNLIPVDVLTIKAAAAAGTMGGTKSAVVLSATDQTLVANAPLGSALTLNLDYTIPAAQSSSNKILGKPAGTYTQTVTYTATAL, encoded by the coding sequence ATGACAAAACAATTCGCAATCGCAGCCTTAACTATTGGAGCAATCGTATTAGGAACTAACAATGTTCAGGCTCAAAATACAACCGCAACAACAACCGTGAACATTACCCTGAACGATGTGATCTCTATCGATGCCGGAAGTACTGCAATTGGTAATACGGTTGACTTCAACTACGTTACTGCGGCAGACTATAACTCTGATCAAACAATTACTAAAGCCAACTCTTTGAAAGTTACTTCAACGAAGAACTTTAACGTTAAAGTAAAAGCAGGGGGTGCTAATTTCATGAATGGAACCAACTTAATCCCTGTAGATGTTTTAACAATCAAAGCTGCTGCGGCTGCCGGAACAATGGGCGGAACAAAAAGCGCTGTAGTTTTATCTGCAACTGACCAAACTTTAGTTGCAAATGCTCCACTTGGAAGTGCATTAACCTTGAATTTGGACTACACAATCCCTGCAGCGCAATCATCTTCTAATAAAATTTTAGGTAAGCCAGCCGGAACTTATACACAGACAGTAACTTATACTGCAACTGCTTTATAA
- a CDS encoding Fn3-like domain-containing protein, which translates to MRKFIYLFIFFILTGSSSLLAQSISMSPTRLFFTGNPGEKVTQTVTLQNSSEKDYVFNLNYKDWVREEDGNKVYLDAGSSKTSNASWVSTLENSVTVPAKSTKEILVTMQIPANASKSVTNSMLFFTQLPQQADQARIQNGIGIITLFEVGLHIFYTPSGNQTKSLDITNISEASNENAANRKVAVSIHNDGNTINDATVEFELTNTDSGKEIKLPAIAISMLPNTNQVVQFSLPENISGNFLGVAIIKMAGSNDLRIGEKNFKF; encoded by the coding sequence ATGCGCAAGTTTATTTACCTTTTCATTTTCTTTATCCTCACAGGGTCTTCTTCACTTCTGGCACAAAGTATCTCTATGTCGCCTACACGCTTGTTTTTCACTGGTAATCCGGGAGAAAAAGTGACACAGACAGTCACGCTTCAAAACAGTTCGGAAAAAGATTATGTTTTTAATCTCAACTATAAAGATTGGGTTAGAGAAGAAGACGGAAATAAGGTTTATCTTGATGCAGGCAGTTCAAAAACTTCCAATGCCTCTTGGGTGTCCACCTTAGAAAACTCTGTAACAGTTCCAGCGAAAAGTACAAAGGAGATTTTAGTAACCATGCAGATTCCGGCAAACGCATCAAAGTCTGTTACAAACAGCATGTTATTTTTTACCCAACTTCCTCAGCAGGCAGATCAGGCTCGTATTCAGAACGGGATTGGTATTATTACCTTATTTGAGGTTGGACTTCATATCTTTTATACACCGTCTGGAAACCAGACAAAAAGTTTGGATATTACCAATATATCAGAGGCGAGTAATGAGAATGCAGCAAACAGAAAAGTCGCAGTAAGCATCCATAACGATGGAAATACCATCAATGATGCCACCGTTGAGTTTGAACTGACCAATACAGACAGTGGTAAAGAAATAAAATTACCCGCAATTGCCATCTCCATGCTTCCCAATACCAATCAGGTAGTTCAATTTTCTTTACCAGAGAATATTTCAGGGAACTTTCTTGGCGTGGCTATTATCAAAATGGCAGGATCCAATGATTTACGCATAGGCGAAAAAAACTTTAAATTTTAA
- a CDS encoding response regulator, whose translation MNHFDSNNQSSDQRDIDKLKTFEKKYADAFDFLVFAAAKMTNMELCTMSISSEEQVYIIASSDASPNQIYPQNPHFLLDDQTSIYEFKNSEFKFHRSYLIPCLEDNLIVHLNLFDRKEKNLDKAEKEIVNKILNQASKWYLANAVDITERIKMENEILAAKELAEKAYVLKSEFVANMSHEIRTPLNGIIGFTELALETNLDETQRQYLEIINQSGVSLYSIINDILDFSKLEKQKLQLNLDKVEIEELVSEAFNIVSYGNNKKHLEMLIDIDDTIPRYIWTDEMRLKRVLVNLLSNALKFTEEGEIVLYVKVLNDLGEGKKLIRFGVRDTGIGIDKDKQAEIFDAFSQEDGGITKRYGGTGLGLRISNQILALAGSTIKLESEQGKGSDFFFDIQFDTQEEEYDLSLTDIKKVLIVDDNENNRKILKRMLERKNIEVEECDSGLKALLLIMDKPQFDVIIMDYHMPIMDGIETIRKMRNVFPETDHPAPYIVLYSSSDDSNLQDACDELEIENRLVKPIRMKQMYQVLSTLKNSESKKLDKIKNVATEGSKHDIKILIAEDNAINLLLTKTYLKEILPQALIIDAKDGAEAVEKYQKESPDLILMDIQMPQLNGIEATRKIRSMESNIEIPIIALTAGSLPGEKEKCFQAGMSDFLTKPLLKKTLSDMIKKWSGIGMKGK comes from the coding sequence ATGAATCACTTTGATAGCAATAATCAATCGTCGGATCAGCGAGATATTGATAAATTAAAGACATTCGAAAAAAAATATGCTGATGCTTTTGATTTCTTAGTGTTCGCAGCTGCTAAGATGACCAACATGGAACTTTGTACCATGAGTATTAGCTCGGAAGAGCAAGTTTATATAATCGCTTCCAGTGATGCTTCCCCTAATCAGATTTATCCTCAGAATCCTCACTTTCTTTTGGATGATCAGACTTCGATTTATGAGTTTAAAAACTCGGAATTTAAATTTCATAGAAGTTATCTCATCCCTTGTCTTGAGGACAATCTTATCGTTCATTTAAATTTATTTGACAGGAAAGAGAAAAATTTAGATAAAGCAGAGAAAGAGATTGTCAATAAGATACTGAATCAAGCGTCAAAATGGTATTTGGCTAATGCAGTGGATATTACCGAAAGAATAAAGATGGAGAATGAAATCTTAGCGGCAAAAGAATTAGCAGAAAAAGCTTATGTTTTGAAATCGGAGTTCGTTGCCAATATGAGCCATGAGATTAGAACTCCGTTAAATGGTATTATCGGCTTTACAGAGCTGGCTTTAGAAACCAATCTCGACGAAACACAAAGGCAGTATTTAGAAATTATCAATCAATCCGGAGTGTCCTTGTACAGCATAATCAACGATATTCTTGATTTTTCAAAATTAGAGAAGCAAAAACTTCAGTTAAACCTTGATAAAGTAGAGATCGAAGAACTGGTTTCAGAAGCCTTCAATATTGTTTCGTACGGTAATAATAAAAAGCACTTAGAAATGCTTATCGATATTGACGATACCATTCCTAGATATATCTGGACTGATGAGATGCGCTTAAAACGGGTTTTGGTTAATCTTTTGAGCAATGCTTTAAAATTTACCGAAGAAGGCGAAATTGTATTATATGTTAAAGTTTTAAATGACTTAGGAGAAGGAAAAAAACTCATCCGATTTGGGGTTCGCGATACAGGTATCGGAATTGATAAGGATAAACAGGCAGAAATTTTCGATGCATTTTCTCAGGAAGATGGCGGTATTACTAAAAGATATGGAGGCACTGGTCTAGGATTAAGAATTTCGAACCAAATCTTGGCACTTGCCGGAAGTACAATAAAATTAGAAAGTGAACAAGGAAAGGGTAGTGATTTTTTCTTTGATATTCAATTTGATACTCAGGAAGAGGAATATGATTTAAGCTTAACCGATATTAAGAAAGTTTTGATTGTGGACGATAATGAAAACAATCGGAAAATCCTGAAAAGAATGTTGGAAAGAAAAAATATCGAAGTTGAGGAATGCGATAGTGGGCTGAAAGCTTTGCTTTTAATAATGGACAAGCCACAATTCGATGTGATAATTATGGATTATCATATGCCGATTATGGATGGAATTGAAACTATCAGAAAAATGAGAAATGTTTTTCCGGAAACTGATCATCCAGCACCTTACATTGTTTTGTACAGTTCATCCGATGATAGTAATTTACAGGATGCATGTGACGAATTGGAAATAGAAAATAGGCTTGTAAAACCGATTCGAATGAAACAGATGTATCAGGTTTTGTCTACCTTAAAGAATTCTGAAAGTAAAAAATTAGATAAAATAAAAAATGTCGCAACGGAAGGTAGTAAACACGATATAAAAATCTTAATTGCTGAAGATAATGCGATCAACCTACTTCTTACCAAAACTTATTTAAAGGAAATTCTTCCTCAAGCTTTGATCATCGATGCAAAAGATGGAGCTGAAGCAGTAGAAAAATATCAGAAAGAAAGTCCTGATCTTATTTTAATGGATATTCAAATGCCCCAACTTAATGGCATTGAAGCCACCCGAAAGATAAGATCAATGGAAAGCAATATTGAAATCCCTATTATTGCGTTAACGGCTGGCAGTCTTCCCGGAGAAAAAGAAAAATGTTTTCAAGCCGGAATGTCTGACTTTTTAACCAAACCTTTATTAAAAAAAACTCTCTCTGATATGATTAAAAAATGGTCAGGAATAGGAATGAAGGGGAAATAA
- a CDS encoding sensor histidine kinase KdpD: protein MNDQINELQLKIERLEQEINFKNGLISILSHDSKEIFGNFLFLIEAVEEKTISEEDFFKLLPQVKKDAQKNLQTAQDSTAWLKTQYGNFEVKSVKIMVLDLFQRLEENYAVRLKKKNINFYFKGDTNSFLQTDRLLLEYVLDKIFNNAVKYSLPGQNIYLQFFTDNSEDIISVVDFGTGIGEKYLEGIFSYGNPVFNGTAGETGAGLSLKIVKNFVSLLYGNIKIISSENKGTTVSIFLPKI from the coding sequence ATGAATGACCAAATCAACGAACTGCAATTAAAAATAGAAAGACTTGAACAAGAAATCAATTTTAAGAACGGATTAATCTCGATATTGTCTCATGATTCAAAAGAAATATTCGGAAATTTTCTGTTTCTTATAGAAGCGGTGGAAGAAAAGACCATAAGTGAGGAAGATTTTTTTAAGTTATTGCCACAGGTAAAAAAAGATGCCCAGAAGAATCTGCAAACCGCTCAGGACAGCACTGCCTGGTTAAAAACGCAATACGGGAACTTTGAGGTTAAATCTGTAAAGATCATGGTACTTGATCTATTTCAACGTTTAGAAGAAAACTATGCTGTCAGATTAAAAAAGAAAAATATTAACTTTTATTTTAAAGGAGATACAAATTCATTTCTCCAAACCGACCGATTGTTGCTTGAATATGTTTTAGACAAAATTTTTAATAATGCAGTTAAATATTCTTTACCGGGGCAAAATATTTACCTCCAATTCTTTACAGACAATAGCGAGGATATAATTTCTGTGGTCGACTTCGGTACAGGAATTGGTGAAAAGTATTTAGAAGGAATATTTAGTTATGGCAATCCAGTGTTCAATGGTACTGCTGGTGAAACAGGAGCTGGGTTAAGTTTAAAAATTGTCAAAAATTTCGTATCCTTGCTGTACGGAAACATAAAAATCATTTCCTCTGAAAATAAAGGTACTACAGTTTCTATCTTTTTACCAAAAATTTAA
- a CDS encoding response regulator transcription factor — protein sequence MNNKKKDERIIVADDHGIVRMGLIQTIKKLRPDAIISEVEDFKSLYKVILKEELDLAIMDVNMPNGSVQEAIDYIKIHKPQLKILIFSSQDEDLYAVRYLKMGAGGYLSKQSSTAVIETALNAILATGRYISEDVKEAIFLESLNGPTKKTTLESLSDRELQIANKLAEGIPLKELSNQLNLHSSTVSTYKNRLFEKLNIRSIPELVEILRLYNH from the coding sequence ATGAACAATAAAAAAAAAGACGAGCGAATTATTGTAGCAGATGATCATGGGATCGTAAGAATGGGTTTAATACAAACCATCAAAAAACTCAGACCTGACGCTATAATTTCTGAAGTAGAAGATTTTAAATCGCTATATAAAGTAATTTTGAAAGAAGAACTGGACTTAGCAATCATGGACGTCAATATGCCCAATGGTTCTGTTCAGGAAGCGATAGATTACATCAAAATTCACAAACCTCAACTAAAAATTCTCATATTTTCTTCTCAAGATGAAGATTTGTACGCAGTGCGTTATCTAAAGATGGGAGCTGGTGGATATCTTAGCAAGCAAAGTTCTACTGCCGTAATTGAGACCGCTTTAAATGCGATACTTGCCACTGGCCGATATATTAGTGAAGACGTAAAAGAAGCGATTTTTTTAGAATCATTAAATGGCCCAACCAAAAAAACAACTCTTGAATCTCTCTCAGACCGCGAATTGCAAATTGCAAATAAGCTTGCAGAAGGTATTCCCCTCAAAGAACTTTCCAATCAATTGAATCTCCACTCATCGACGGTTAGCACTTACAAAAACAGACTGTTTGAGAAGCTGAATATACGATCTATACCTGAATTGGTAGAGATACTAAGGTTGTACAATCATTAA